The following coding sequences are from one Venturia canescens isolate UGA chromosome 5, ASM1945775v1, whole genome shotgun sequence window:
- the LOC122411588 gene encoding prolyl endopeptidase-like: MSDKRSFKIPEKRCDHRVGELYKNRLSCYVTIIRKFIVFRIVFVISFHRVSKMKIFRYKIVWTAIFVMTGAFPHSGPILEKHRIVKKSVLRTKPRLDAMIYGKVAQKIRRMNDVYDQYYEYEIQNAYKRLENLNAADTKVFVEEQNKLTETFLSNCTFREKIKNKVEDLWRYETQTCPAKYDNKYYYETSDGRKDEKVLYYVDTLGGSPSVFSFPNTDPNRIVTHKKFSGNGKILAYSVSTNGESSDTDIYFKDVTNNTLLPKSLSKVKYSTIAWTKDNGGIFYVSYTEGDADTRRGIQKLHLHRLEQEQNDDTIVQEFKDEPFFQIDAEVTDNGEWLLFTVTENVRDKSVYAAKISPDGKLVGHVTEIVKKTEHVGLHLNLDATKLLPTNKNTTIDKFDTIFEYVANDGPEAIFLTSRNSQNFSLIKINLNNPGADWSVLLPEDKNFKILQWAKAVNGDHFVACYLDDVSNVLQLHDLKNGEYLKTFTVPRYSTVSEFSGSRSRSEIFYKVTSFLIPGDIYKADLTDPRNPKVTIHYKTTVPGFDSKDYKVRQDFYQSSSHNTTKIPIFIVSKKDRAKKESMPALLYGNGGFGVSIQPHFSVSRLVFMKNFNGIFAIANIRGGGEYGEKWHDEGRLFKKQNSFNDFQDAARYLVNKEYTTAGQLAIHGVGNGGLLVAVCINQKPELFGAAIAESGFMDMLRYHNFGSGYSLIPEYGKWEVEQQFYNLLRYSPLHNIKRPPSYVPFPATLLLTEDHDECISPMHTYKYIASLQYRNGLFGGNGKNCPPLMARIELESGHGIDESNDKGIKKYADILTFITYSLGLNFED, encoded by the exons ATCCTGGAAAAACATCGCATTGTTAAAAAATCAGTTCTTAGAACAAAGCCAAGGTTAGACGCAATGATATATGGTAAAGTCGCGCAGAAGATTCGACGAATGAACGACGTCTATGACCAATATTATGAATATGAG ATTCAAAATGCATATAAACGGCTCGAAAATTTAAATGCTGCTGATACCAAAGTATTCGTTGAAGAACAAAATAAACTGACAGAAACTTTCCTGTCCAACTGTacgtttcgtgagaaaatcaAGAACAAAGTGGAGGATCTTTGGAGATACGAGACGCAGACATGCCCAgcaaaatatgacaacaaatATTATTATGAAACGAGTGACGGACGAAAGGATGAAAA GGTTCTCTATTATGTAGATACACTAGGCGGAAGTCCTAGCGTCTTTTCATTTCCCAATACGGACCCGAATAGAATTGTTACGCACAAAAAGTTCagtggaaatggaaaaatcttAGCGTACAGCGTGAGCACCAACGGCGAGTCTTCGGACACCGATATCTATTTCAAAGACGTAACAAATA ATACCCTTTTGCCTAAATCGTTGTCCAAAGTCAAATACTCTACGATAGCGTGGACAAAAGACAATGGAGGAATTTTTTACGTCTCATATACCGAAGGGGATGCGGATACAAGGCGAGGAATTCAAAAACTCCATTTGCATCGTCTGGAGCAAGAGCAAAATGACGATACCATCGTACAGGAATTTAAAGATGAGCCGTTCTTTCAAAT tgaCGCTGAAGTGACCGATAACGGGGAGTGGTTGCTATTCACCGTAACGGAAAATGTACGGGACAAATCGGTATACGCGGCGAAAATAAGTCCCGATGGAAAACTCGTAGGTCACGTGActgaaattgtcaaaaaaaccGAACATGTTGGCCTGCACTTGAATCTAGATGCAACGAAACTCCTACCAACTAATAAAAATACCACTATTGACAAGTTTGACACGATTTTCGAA TACGTAGCGAACGATGGACCAGAGGCAATTTTTCTTACAAGTAGGAATTCTCAGAATTTCTCACTGATTAAAATAAATCTGAATAATCCGGGGGCTGATTGGTCGGTTTTACTGcctgaagataaaaattttaaaattcttcaatGGGCCAAGGCTGTAAACGGTGATCATTTCGTTGCGTGTTACCTGGACGATGTCAGC aacgtTCTCCAGCTACACGATTTAAAGAATggagaatatttgaaaacttttaCTGTTCCCCGGTACAGTACAGTTTCTGAATTTTCCGGTTCTAGAAGCCGTTCAGAGATCTTCTACAAGGTCACTTCGTTCCTGATTCCGGGAGATATTTACAAGGCGGATTTGACAGATCCTAGAAATCCCAAA GTTACAATCCATTACAAAACTACGGTACCCGGATTCGATTCTAAAGACTATAAAGTTCGGCAAGATTTCTATCAATCGAGCTCCCATAATACTACAAAAATTCCTATTTTTATTGTCTCCAAAAag GACCGAGCTAAAAAAGAATCGATGCCTGCCCTTTTATACGGAAATGGTGGTTTCGGCGTCAGTATACAACCACATTTCAGCGTAAGCAGACTcgtattcatgaaaaatttcaatggtaTTTTCGCTATTGCCAATATTCGTGGAGGAGG CGAATACGGAGAGAAGTGGCACGACGAAGGAAGACTTTTCAAGAAGCAGAACtctttcaatgattttcaagACGCTGCGAGATATTTGGTCAATAAAGAGTATACAACTGCTGGACAATTGGCTATTCACGGCGTTGGCAACGGGGGACTACTAGTCGCCGTTTGTATCAATCAAAAACCAGAGTTATTCGGTGCTGCAATCGCAGAATCTGG TTTTATGGACATGCTCAGATATCACAATTTCGGGAGTGGCTATTCCTTAATTCCGGAATACGGAAAATGGGAAGTTGAGCAACAGTTTTATAATCTGTTGCGATACTCTCCACTCCACAATATCAAACGTCCTCCGTCTTACGTTCCTTTCCCAGCTACTCTATTACTAACCGAAGATCACGATGAGTGCATATCACCTATGCACACCTACAAATATATCGCATCTCTGCAATACCGGAATGGCCTGTTCGGTGGTAACGGTAAGAATTGCCCTCCGCTTATGGCGAGAATTGAATTGGAGTCCGGCCACGGAATCGATGAATCAAATGATAAAGGG ATTAAAAAATACGCTGATATCTTAACGTTCATTACCTATTCATTGGGCTTAAATTTCGAGGACTAG